Proteins found in one Desulfosoma sp. genomic segment:
- a CDS encoding RsbRD N-terminal domain-containing protein, with product MSFSQYLERNQKAILKEWFHSVVETYPEETAKFLKKEKDPFSNPVGSSILEGIRGIFAQILEGLSSDEVLPFLDRIVRVRAVQDFTPAQAVSFMFSLKDVVRAQTDKDGLTAQYAAELVGFERTVDRAALMAFNIYMQCREQLYQLRVDEIKNRTGKLLERAQAIWESRRAEDGSREES from the coding sequence ATGAGCTTCAGCCAGTATTTGGAACGTAATCAAAAGGCCATTCTGAAAGAATGGTTTCATTCGGTGGTGGAAACCTATCCTGAAGAAACGGCCAAGTTTCTGAAAAAAGAAAAAGATCCCTTTTCAAACCCTGTGGGGAGTTCCATCCTTGAGGGGATTCGGGGCATTTTTGCGCAGATCCTGGAAGGGCTGTCTTCCGACGAGGTGTTACCCTTTTTGGATCGAATCGTGCGCGTGCGCGCCGTCCAAGATTTTACACCCGCTCAGGCGGTCTCCTTCATGTTTTCTTTGAAGGACGTCGTGCGAGCTCAAACGGACAAAGACGGTCTTACCGCCCAGTATGCGGCTGAACTTGTGGGTTTTGAACGCACCGTGGATCGAGCGGCCCTGATGGCCTTCAACATCTATATGCAATGTCGTGAACAGCTCTATCAGCTGCGCGTGGACGAGATCAAGAACAGGACCGGAAAACTTTTGGAGCGGGCTCAGGCCATATGGGAGAGCCGCCGTGCGGAAGACGGCTCCCGGGAGGAATCTTAA